A region of the Acidimicrobiales bacterium genome:
CTGTCCCACGGCATCGAGCCGGTGGCGACGCTGTACCACTGGGACCTGCCCCAGGCCCTGGAGGACGCCGGCGGCTGGCCGGCCCGGGCGACGGCCGAGCGCTTCGCCGACTACGCCCGGGTCGTGGGCGCGGCCCTGGGCGATCGCGTCCGGCGCTGGACCACGATCAACGAACCGTGGTGCGCGGCGATGCTGGGCTACGGCGCCGGCATCCACGCCCCCGGCCGCACCGACCCCGGCGCCGCCGTGCAGGCCACCCACCACCTGCTGCTCGCCCACGGCCTCGCCGTCGACGTCCTGCGCTCCGAGGTGCGCCTCGACGCCGACGTCGGCATCACGCTCAACCCCTATCCCGTGCTGCCGACCGGCGACTCCCCGGCCGACCACGACGCCGCGCGCCGCATCGACGGCATCGCCAACCGCATCTGGTACGACCCGGTGCTGAGGGGCCGCTACCCCGACGACGTGCTCGAGGACCTCACGACGGTCAGCGACCTGACGCACATAAGGCGGGGCGACCTCGCCCAGATCGCCCGCCCGATCGACTCCCTGGGGCTCAACTACTACCGCTGCTACCACGTGCGCCACGAGCCGGGCGCCTCGGCGTCGCCCTCACCGTGGCCGGGCTCGACCGACGTGGCCTTCACCGAGTCGGCGCCGGAGGCCACGCCGACCACCAACGGCTGGGCCGTCGAGCCGGGCGGCCTGTTCGACGCCCTGGTGCGGGTGGCCACCGACTACGACCCGCCGCCCCTCTACGTCCACGAGAGCGGCGGCGCCTTCCCCGACACCCCCAACGGCGACGGCCACGTGCACGACGACGACCGGGTCGCCTACCTCGACGCCCACGTGCAGGCGTGCCACGACGCGATCGTCGCCGGGGTCGACCTGCGGGGCTACTTCGTGTGGTCGTACCTCGACAACTTCGAGTGGGCCGAGGGCTACACGCAGCGCTTCGGCGTGGTCCACGTCGACTTCGCGAGCCAGGTCCGCACCCCCAAGGCCAGCGCGTGGTGGTTCGCCCAGGTGGCAGCCACGAATACCTTGAGGTCA
Encoded here:
- a CDS encoding GH1 family beta-glucosidase, with the translated sequence MGRSRAFPEGFLWGASTSAYQIEGGVDVDGRGASVWDTFAAAGHCRGDTGAVAADHRHRMGDDVALLAALGVPAYRFSVAWPRVQPTGEGPASPTGLGFYDRLVDTLLSHGIEPVATLYHWDLPQALEDAGGWPARATAERFADYARVVGAALGDRVRRWTTINEPWCAAMLGYGAGIHAPGRTDPGAAVQATHHLLLAHGLAVDVLRSEVRLDADVGITLNPYPVLPTGDSPADHDAARRIDGIANRIWYDPVLRGRYPDDVLEDLTTVSDLTHIRRGDLAQIARPIDSLGLNYYRCYHVRHEPGASASPSPWPGSTDVAFTESAPEATPTTNGWAVEPGGLFDALVRVATDYDPPPLYVHESGGAFPDTPNGDGHVHDDDRVAYLDAHVQACHDAIVAGVDLRGYFVWSYLDNFEWAEGYTQRFGVVHVDFASQVRTPKASAWWFAQVAATNTLRS